In a genomic window of Candidatus Leptovillus gracilis:
- a CDS encoding toprim domain-containing protein: MIDIVELKRANRIEEVITGHGYALKGRGKYLNAESHDSLVVNVEDQLYFWNSQGHKGDVINWLENTQGMDFNQAIKWLANRGGIALHLDAAAAAAFSAARKRADVLTAVMEFLEGKLTDAAATAYYERRGWSAETVTGCGFWDGDRKGLTGHCQMHELDVNDQIVQAVMAMPAGMWVYGHWAAGRCEYVSARSVAEKRHWNPPVDLAGERLPLWNRFAQMHNATFVVLVEGQADALTLAQWNAPAVALAGASANDKLLKQLGRFDRVYVALDNDQAGQRGGIELARRLGPTTRIVAWPGGDKVKDANDWLVVAGASNKMLYDVLGNAPIFALWMCHRAAAAAGIEKEEMVKEAAELVATLPEYHFERVKKAAADALQISLREFSGMVKALQKTTKGAAHKIELTKANGFIDDHLFELVYDPDHEGGPRTAFAVRGPDGRLSISPTLDTENYRIFPFTPFESVISTGTIRLPSGLGHYTSEMELQGRVQAFIHKYVDLPPDIETLASYYVMLTWLFDKFYVLPYLRARGDSDSGKSRFTEVVGELCMRALFVTGSTTPSPVFRTMEKWGGCTVTMDEADLPHSETSSDWVQMLNTGYKQGFGILRTNMANGEAVVEVFSAFGPKILNMRGRFVDDATESRCLTWETSSGRGVRPDIERFIQDREGYKKEAREIRNALLAFRLKRWRDVTPNYNAETMAQMPGRLVEITVPLLSISEEEKFKESIMDFVEKMNRKAITQRSLTLTAKVLQGLLTAFYLPDEAAKDAPDALRLQVAHITRQTNRLINQENSEASLHGDDEEVYGKGNKQMSSGFVGKILNNDLNLETEKSTMGTRPMVLKWDAGRIGALIVRYGMEELVAEMIQKSTEAEQAAAQAANDEAAKSGQQGAITF; this comes from the coding sequence ATGATTGACATTGTTGAATTGAAGCGGGCAAACCGAATCGAGGAAGTTATCACGGGGCACGGCTACGCCTTGAAGGGGCGCGGCAAGTATCTGAACGCTGAAAGCCATGATTCATTGGTGGTCAATGTTGAGGATCAGCTCTACTTCTGGAACAGCCAGGGGCACAAGGGCGACGTGATTAACTGGCTGGAGAATACGCAGGGCATGGACTTCAACCAGGCCATCAAGTGGCTGGCGAATCGGGGCGGCATCGCGCTGCATCTGGATGCCGCGGCTGCTGCTGCTTTTTCGGCGGCCAGGAAGCGGGCGGATGTGTTGACGGCCGTGATGGAATTCCTGGAAGGCAAGCTGACGGATGCTGCTGCTACGGCGTATTACGAGCGGCGCGGCTGGTCAGCGGAAACCGTGACGGGCTGCGGCTTTTGGGATGGCGACCGCAAGGGGCTAACCGGCCACTGCCAGATGCACGAATTGGATGTGAATGATCAGATTGTGCAGGCGGTGATGGCTATGCCGGCCGGGATGTGGGTATATGGGCATTGGGCCGCTGGCCGGTGTGAATATGTCAGCGCCCGTAGCGTGGCCGAGAAAAGACATTGGAATCCACCAGTTGACCTGGCTGGTGAGCGGCTGCCTTTGTGGAACCGATTTGCCCAAATGCACAACGCCACCTTTGTGGTATTGGTGGAAGGGCAAGCGGATGCGCTGACACTGGCGCAGTGGAACGCGCCGGCCGTAGCGCTGGCCGGGGCATCAGCCAATGACAAGCTGCTGAAACAATTGGGGCGCTTTGACCGGGTGTATGTGGCGCTGGACAATGACCAGGCCGGTCAGCGCGGCGGCATTGAGTTGGCGCGCCGATTGGGGCCAACGACGCGCATTGTGGCGTGGCCTGGTGGCGATAAGGTGAAGGATGCCAACGACTGGCTGGTAGTGGCCGGGGCCAGCAACAAGATGCTCTATGATGTGCTGGGCAACGCGCCTATCTTTGCCTTGTGGATGTGCCATCGGGCTGCTGCTGCTGCTGGTATCGAGAAGGAAGAGATGGTTAAGGAAGCGGCCGAACTGGTCGCCACCTTGCCGGAATACCACTTCGAGCGGGTAAAGAAGGCGGCAGCCGATGCGCTGCAAATCAGCCTGCGGGAATTTAGCGGCATGGTGAAGGCGCTGCAAAAGACAACAAAGGGGGCCGCGCACAAGATCGAACTGACAAAGGCCAATGGGTTCATTGATGACCATCTTTTTGAGTTGGTTTATGACCCGGACCATGAAGGCGGGCCACGCACAGCGTTTGCCGTGCGCGGGCCGGACGGCCGTCTCAGCATATCGCCCACCCTGGACACGGAAAACTACCGCATCTTTCCGTTCACGCCATTTGAGAGCGTGATCAGCACAGGAACCATTCGGCTGCCTAGCGGCCTGGGGCATTACACATCAGAGATGGAACTGCAAGGGCGAGTGCAGGCGTTTATCCACAAGTATGTAGACCTGCCGCCAGACATCGAAACGCTGGCCAGCTATTACGTCATGCTGACCTGGTTGTTTGATAAGTTCTACGTTTTGCCATACTTACGCGCCAGGGGTGATAGTGACAGCGGTAAGAGCCGTTTCACGGAAGTAGTGGGGGAACTGTGTATGCGGGCGCTCTTCGTGACCGGCTCGACGACGCCATCGCCTGTTTTCCGCACGATGGAGAAGTGGGGCGGCTGCACAGTGACAATGGATGAGGCCGACCTGCCCCACAGCGAAACATCGAGCGACTGGGTTCAGATGCTCAACACCGGCTATAAGCAGGGCTTCGGTATCTTGCGCACCAACATGGCAAATGGCGAAGCCGTCGTCGAAGTGTTCAGCGCCTTCGGGCCGAAGATTCTGAACATGCGTGGGCGGTTTGTGGACGATGCCACCGAATCACGCTGCCTGACCTGGGAAACATCGTCCGGCCGTGGCGTCCGACCGGACATTGAACGGTTCATCCAGGACCGTGAAGGTTACAAAAAAGAGGCCAGGGAGATACGCAACGCGCTGCTGGCGTTCCGGCTGAAACGCTGGCGTGATGTAACCCCTAACTACAACGCCGAGACAATGGCCCAGATGCCTGGCCGCCTGGTAGAAATCACCGTGCCTCTCCTTTCCATCAGCGAAGAAGAGAAATTCAAAGAGAGCATCATGGATTTTGTGGAGAAAATGAACCGCAAGGCAATTACGCAGCGCAGCCTGACGTTGACGGCCAAAGTGCTGCAAGGTCTACTGACGGCGTTTTATTTGCCCGACGAGGCAGCCAAAGATGCGCCGGACGCGCTGCGCCTACAGGTAGCCCACATCACCCGGCAGACAAACCGACTCATTAACCAGGAGAATTCTGAGGCATCGCTGCATGGCGACGATGAAGAAGTGTATGGCAAGGGCAACAAGCAAATGTCGTCCGGCTTTGTGGGTAAGATTTTGAACAACGACCTGAACCTGGAAACGGAGAAAAGCACCATGGGCACACGGCCCATGGTGCTCAAGTGGGACGCGGGGCGCATTGGCGCGCTGATCGTGCGCTATGGCATGGAAGAATTGGTGGCGGAAATGATCCAAAAAAGCACCGAAGCAGAGCAAGCGGCGGCACAGGCAGCCAACGATGAGGCGGCCAAATCTGGGCAGCAAGGGGCGATTACATTTTAG